In Mercenaria mercenaria strain notata chromosome 14, MADL_Memer_1, whole genome shotgun sequence, the following are encoded in one genomic region:
- the LOC123527454 gene encoding alpha-crystallin A chain-like, translating to MAWNLVPVWSGDFDFFGRQRDLFSDWLEHFDDDWRAASFEDSRRRFDRELDRVRRELHRMDAEPHTLDVQQPFITDPSGNRKLSLRFDCSAFKPEEITVKTLDNKLNVHAKHVEEGPGRKIHQEFTREYTLPENVDPKKLKSHLSSDGVLEIEAPAPKAVEAPKEVLIPIEHLHSKGSSEKKEEK from the exons ATGGCTTGGAATCTTGTACCAGTATGGTCTGGAGATTTTGATTTCTTTGGCCGTCAGAGGGATTTATTCTCTGACTGGCTAGAGCATTTTGATGATGATTGGCGCGCAGCAAGTTTCGAGGACTCACGGCGGAGGTTCGACCGGGAGTTGGACAGGGTCCGAAGGGAGCTGCACAGAATGGATGCCGAGCCGCATACGCTTGATGTTCAGCAACCCTTTATCACAG aTCCGTCCGGTAACAGAAAGCTCTCACTCCGTTTTGATTGCAGTGCATTCAAACCAGAGGAGATTACGGTGAAAACATTGGACAACAAACTCAATGTCCATGCTAAACATGTAGAGGAAGGGCCAGGACGCAAAATTCACCAGGAATTTACCAGGGAATACACACTTCCAGAAAACGTCGATCCGAAGAAGCTGAAGTCTCATCTTTCTTCTGACGGTGTTTTAGAGATTGAGGCCCCGGCACCAAAAGCCGTTGAGGCCCCAAAAGAAGTTTTGATTCCTATCGAACATCTTCACAGCAAGGGGAGCtcagaaaagaaagaagaaaagtaA
- the LOC123527453 gene encoding uncharacterized protein LOC123527453: MRPGRRCNQCSAGERLYLVGSTVGLLVAIGFALYGIIADHFQTDDSSYLFIFAVNCCFALIYTVKGIKHEDPYDLMILVLSVAPPTFYIIIDYALGGRTVFKEIRLILGMPFALFIGGFGIYHLWRFLRSKNFMARYGISDIQPRRRAWNTDSDASNEKTQETLRKCLRTMLLFYFLLSVNLQCDISAAVFTLTSGYAVELDSGNIKQKEMFILFFAVVIIASVSCMFGYLSAKNESKLLVIFFGMSSAFLVAAGMYLLVQSAEDLHMADTDHILSRVSLFTSVLMVFMRIITCTGCYLTYQNFGKGLKQTVYGPFKTQTEQSLLVEDGTWRNPGFTDSSVQN; encoded by the exons ATGAGGCCA GGGCGTAGATGTAACCAGTGCAGTGCGGGGGAGCGGTTGTACCTTGTGGGATCAACAGTCGGACTTCTGGTTGCAATAGGATTTGCTCTGTATGGTATCATAGCGGATCACTTTCAGACAGATGACTCTAGTTATCTTTTCATTTTCGCAGTAAATTGTT GCTTTGCTTTGATTTATACCGTAAAAGGAATCAAGCATGAGGACCCTTACGATCTCATGATACTCGTGCTGTCAGTGGCGCCACCTACATTTTACATTATCATCGACTATGCGCTTGGTGGCAGAACCGTTTTCAAGGAg ATAAGATTAATTTTGGGCATGCCATTTGCGCTTTTCATTGGTGGATTCGGAATTTATCATCTATGGAGGTTTTTGAGGTCAAAGAATTTCATGGCGAGGTATGGAATAAGCGATATCCAACCTAGAAGGCGTGCCTGGAACACCGACAGCGATGCTAGCAATGAAAAAACACAAGAAACTCTCAGAAAATGTCTGCGAACCATGCTATTGTTCTATTTTCTTCTCAGTGTCAACTTGCAATGTGAC ATAAGTGCGGCCGTGTTTACTTTAACGTCTGGATATGCCGTCGAGTTGGACTCTGGGAACATTAAACAAAAAGAGATGTTCATTCTATTTTTCGCAGTTGTGATCATTGCATCTGTTTCCTGTATGTTTGGCTATCTCAGC GCTAAAAACGAGAGTAAGCTGCTGGTAATTTTCTTTGGTATGTCGTCTGCTTTCCTTGTAGCAGCAGGGATGTATCTATTAGTTCAG TCGGCAGAAGATTTACATATGGCGGACACAGATCACATTTTAAGTCGTGTTTCATTGTTTACTTCTGTACTGATGGTGTTTATGAGGATAATTACATGTACGGGATGCTACCTAACTTATCAGAACTTTGGGAAAGGTCTTAAACAAACAG TTTATGGACCATTCAAAACACAGACAGAACAAAGCCTTCTGGTAGAAGATGGAACTTGGAGAAACCCTGGATTTACTGACAGCTCTGTCCAGAATTAG